The following proteins are encoded in a genomic region of Methanobrevibacter gottschalkii DSM 11977:
- a CDS encoding CDP-glycerol glycerophosphotransferase family protein gives MADNFKFSIIVSNLSGYKDSIDSIISQELDFRQNVQLIIIKDSNILTSDIDEYITEYPNNILVLENKDNLNSRNFALRHASGEFINFMKAGDTFDKSCLKTVNDLFNSNTDINLVSIALFDPIYKNIIYKTPLSENRLIDINKVNNKEFNYYFHLPIYASFIRGTDYYFEDKNIDENGISVTSKILIDDDKFGFVKDIFCYHNPESEFSENINYRNVMGKLKLLNNIMQYADDNLNKNPEFLQHIVAKELEYIVRIEDLSQISTDLNKLNEFWNLMDAVLKNVSKKAIKSNNFLDNFVISFLLFIKNKSFAIDCSQHKVFFKTENYSMLNLHNQKLHFDVIEIKKGILNLSGYLKSICYSDNISVEALLKDENGDVKYYKGKFVEYPTTNRKTVTFLSHPWIFSYNFDFKIPINEKKIEKISFRTVYHENSEYVIWNNKISPRKYSNLSKFSHYSVKENMLVLLKDNSFYSMPLNAKSKYKFDLRAIFQILKERPQYYRGGIFYRTLIMLLYPFWKNRKIWMFMDRQDFADDNGEHLFKYALNQKDDVDKYYVLDKNASDFKRLSKSFKNVIAFGSFKHKLLFLFSQKIITSQPAVSLYNPFFSKNITMFAGFYPNVYFLQHGVTKDNVSSWLHKFNRNLSLISTTSDLEKKSFLDVGYNYDEDIIQTLGFTRYDNLNGENAKKQIVIMPTWRNYIKNEEDLKNSEYFKRWNSLINNNEFIEYAGKKGYEIIFKPHPNLYKFIDLFDKNNHVIIDYVKKYQEIFNESALLITDYSSIFFDFAYIKKPLIFYQYANDYHFDSENGYFNYESMGFGEVIKNEDDIVNKIKYYLDNDCVMEDLYRKRVDDFFKYTDRNNCMRTYEWIYKN, from the coding sequence ATGGCGGATAATTTCAAGTTTTCAATTATTGTTTCAAACCTATCGGGATATAAAGATTCTATTGATTCAATTATTTCACAAGAATTGGATTTCAGGCAAAATGTTCAATTGATAATTATTAAAGATAGTAATATACTTACATCAGACATTGATGAATATATAACTGAATATCCAAACAACATTTTAGTTTTGGAAAATAAGGATAATTTAAATTCAAGGAATTTTGCACTTAGACATGCTAGTGGTGAATTTATTAATTTTATGAAAGCAGGAGATACCTTTGATAAATCTTGCTTAAAAACAGTTAATGATTTATTTAACAGCAATACGGATATTAATTTAGTTTCCATAGCTTTATTTGATCCGATTTATAAAAACATTATATACAAAACACCATTATCCGAAAATCGATTAATTGATATCAATAAAGTAAATAACAAAGAATTCAATTATTATTTTCACCTGCCGATTTATGCTTCTTTTATTCGTGGAACTGACTATTATTTTGAAGATAAAAATATTGATGAAAACGGAATCAGCGTAACTTCTAAAATATTAATCGACGATGATAAATTTGGATTTGTTAAGGATATTTTCTGTTATCATAATCCTGAAAGTGAGTTTAGTGAAAATATAAACTATAGAAATGTAATGGGAAAATTAAAACTATTGAATAATATAATGCAATATGCTGATGATAATTTGAATAAAAATCCTGAGTTTTTACAGCACATTGTTGCAAAAGAGCTGGAATATATTGTTAGAATTGAGGATTTAAGTCAAATCAGTACTGATTTGAATAAATTAAATGAGTTTTGGAATTTGATGGATGCAGTCTTAAAGAATGTTTCTAAAAAAGCTATAAAATCAAACAACTTCTTGGACAATTTTGTAATTTCATTTTTATTATTTATTAAAAATAAATCATTTGCTATTGATTGTAGTCAGCATAAAGTGTTTTTTAAAACTGAAAATTATTCAATGCTTAATTTGCATAACCAGAAATTGCATTTTGATGTTATTGAGATAAAAAAAGGAATTTTAAATTTATCCGGTTATCTGAAAAGCATTTGTTATTCCGACAATATTTCTGTTGAAGCACTTTTAAAAGATGAAAATGGTGATGTAAAATATTATAAAGGTAAATTCGTGGAATATCCAACAACCAATCGTAAAACTGTTACTTTTTTATCCCATCCATGGATATTTAGTTACAATTTTGACTTTAAAATTCCTATAAACGAAAAAAAAATAGAAAAAATTTCATTTAGAACAGTATATCACGAAAATTCAGAATATGTAATTTGGAATAATAAGATTTCTCCAAGGAAATATTCAAACTTATCTAAATTCTCGCATTATTCAGTTAAAGAGAACATGTTGGTTTTACTTAAAGACAACTCATTTTATTCCATGCCATTAAATGCAAAAAGCAAATACAAATTTGACCTAAGAGCCATTTTTCAAATACTTAAAGAGAGGCCGCAATATTATAGAGGAGGCATATTTTACAGGACTTTGATAATGCTTTTATATCCATTTTGGAAAAACAGGAAAATCTGGATGTTTATGGATAGGCAGGACTTTGCAGATGATAATGGGGAACATTTATTTAAATATGCTCTAAACCAAAAAGATGATGTGGATAAGTATTATGTCTTAGATAAAAATGCTTCTGACTTTAAAAGATTGTCCAAAAGCTTTAAGAATGTCATTGCATTTGGATCATTTAAACATAAGCTGCTATTTTTATTTTCCCAAAAGATTATCACATCTCAACCTGCTGTTTCATTATATAATCCATTTTTTAGTAAAAATATTACAATGTTTGCAGGTTTTTATCCGAATGTTTACTTCCTGCAGCATGGGGTTACAAAAGATAATGTGTCCTCTTGGCTGCATAAATTTAATAGAAATTTATCATTAATCTCAACAACCTCAGATTTAGAAAAGAAATCATTTTTAGATGTCGGTTATAATTATGATGAAGATATTATTCAAACCTTAGGTTTCACACGTTATGATAATTTAAATGGTGAGAATGCGAAAAAACAGATTGTTATAATGCCAACTTGGAGAAATTACATTAAAAATGAAGAGGATTTGAAAAATTCAGAATATTTTAAAAGATGGAATTCATTAATCAACAATAATGAATTTATAGAATATGCTGGAAAAAAAGGTTATGAGATTATATTCAAACCTCACCCAAACCTATACAAATTTATTGATTTGTTTGATAAGAATAATCATGTTATTATAGATTATGTTAAAAAGTATCAGGAAATATTCAATGAATCAGCATTGTTAATTACAGATTATTCCTCCATTTTCTTTGATTTTGCATATATTAAAAAACCCTTGATATTTTACCAATATGCAAATGATTATCATTTTGATTCTGAAAATGGTTATTTCAATTATGAGTCCATGGGTTTTGGTGAAGTAATTAAAAATGAGGATGATATTGTTAATAAAATTAAATATTATTTGGATAATGATTGTGTTATGGAAGATTTATACAGGAAACGGGTGGATGATTTCTTCAAATACACAGATAGAAATAATTGTATGAGAACTTATGAGTGGATTTATAAAAATTAG